One Roseburia rectibacter DNA window includes the following coding sequences:
- the htpG gene encoding molecular chaperone HtpG → MAEKHGNLSINSDNLFPIIKKWLYSDHDIFFRELISNGCDAITKLKKLEMMGEYTLPSDYKPEIHVVVNPEEKTLKFIDNGLGMTADEVEEYINQIAFSGATDFIEKYKDKANDDQIIGHFGLGFYSAFMVADQVTIDTLSYKDGATAVHWSCDGGTEFDMADGTKEGVGTEITLFLNEDSVEFSNEYRAREVIEKYCSFMPTPIFLEKANAETEYETIDAADKLDTDTVVETIHEEAKTEEKENENGEKEVIEVSPAKDKLKIVKRPVSLNDTNPLWAKSPNECTDEEYKAFYRKVFLDYKEPLFWIHLNMDYPFNLKGILYFPKINTEYDSIEGTIKLYNNQVFIADNIKEVIPEFLMLLKGVIDCPDLPLNVSRSALQNDGFVKKISEYITKKVADKLIGMCKTDKENYEKYWDDISPFIKFGCLKDTKFCDKMNDYILFKNLDDKYLTLPELLVKEEEKKDENKDEAEVLDADGNPIKKESTDAADENTEEKDERKVIYYVTDKLQQGQYIKMFKEQNMDAVILDHNIDTSFISQLEQRNEHYKFMRIDADVTESLKDETSAEDLRAETDTLTDVFKKALNNDKLTVKVEKLKNADIASVITLSEEGRRMQDMMKMYAMNGMGGMDPNMFAADQTLTLNANNELVKYIFEHKDSEHVPMFCEQLYDLAMLSNQPLSVDAMSKFVQRSNQIMMLLAK, encoded by the coding sequence ATGGCAGAGAAACATGGAAATCTTTCAATTAACAGCGATAATCTGTTCCCGATTATCAAAAAATGGTTATATTCCGATCACGACATCTTCTTCCGTGAGCTGATCAGTAACGGATGTGATGCGATCACAAAATTAAAAAAACTCGAAATGATGGGCGAATATACATTACCGTCTGACTACAAACCGGAGATCCACGTTGTTGTAAATCCGGAGGAAAAAACCTTAAAATTTATCGATAATGGTCTTGGTATGACCGCAGACGAGGTTGAGGAATACATCAACCAGATCGCATTTTCCGGTGCAACAGATTTCATTGAAAAATACAAAGACAAAGCAAACGACGATCAGATCATCGGTCACTTTGGACTTGGCTTCTATTCCGCATTCATGGTAGCTGATCAGGTAACGATCGATACATTATCCTACAAAGACGGCGCAACGGCTGTTCACTGGTCCTGCGACGGCGGTACTGAATTTGATATGGCTGATGGCACCAAAGAAGGCGTCGGTACAGAAATCACCCTTTTCTTAAACGAGGATTCCGTTGAATTTTCCAACGAGTACCGTGCAAGAGAAGTCATCGAAAAGTACTGCTCTTTCATGCCGACTCCGATCTTCCTTGAGAAGGCAAACGCTGAGACAGAATATGAGACGATCGACGCCGCTGATAAATTAGACACAGACACTGTCGTTGAGACGATCCATGAGGAAGCAAAAACAGAGGAGAAAGAAAACGAAAACGGCGAAAAAGAAGTCATTGAAGTTTCTCCTGCAAAAGATAAATTAAAGATCGTAAAGCGTCCGGTTTCATTAAACGATACCAACCCTCTCTGGGCAAAGAGTCCGAACGAATGCACCGACGAAGAATACAAAGCATTTTACCGCAAAGTATTCTTAGATTACAAAGAACCATTGTTCTGGATCCACTTGAATATGGACTATCCGTTCAACTTAAAGGGTATCCTGTACTTCCCGAAGATCAATACCGAGTATGATTCCATCGAGGGAACCATCAAACTTTACAACAATCAGGTATTTATCGCCGACAACATCAAGGAAGTCATTCCTGAATTCTTAATGCTCTTAAAAGGTGTGATCGACTGCCCGGATCTACCGCTTAACGTATCCAGAAGTGCACTGCAGAACGATGGTTTTGTAAAGAAGATCTCCGAGTACATCACCAAGAAAGTAGCTGACAAGCTGATCGGTATGTGCAAGACGGATAAAGAAAATTACGAGAAATACTGGGACGACATCAGCCCGTTCATCAAATTCGGCTGTCTGAAAGATACCAAGTTCTGTGACAAGATGAACGATTACATCCTGTTCAAGAATCTGGATGACAAATATCTCACTCTTCCGGAACTCTTAGTCAAAGAGGAAGAAAAGAAAGACGAAAACAAAGATGAAGCTGAGGTATTAGATGCTGACGGCAATCCGATCAAAAAGGAAAGCACCGATGCAGCAGATGAGAATACTGAGGAAAAAGATGAGCGCAAGGTAATCTACTATGTAACTGACAAACTTCAGCAGGGTCAGTACATTAAGATGTTCAAAGAGCAGAACATGGACGCTGTCATCTTAGACCACAACATTGATACTTCTTTCATTTCACAGTTGGAACAGCGCAACGAGCATTATAAATTCATGCGTATCGATGCAGATGTGACAGAATCCTTAAAGGACGAGACTTCTGCTGAGGACTTAAGGGCTGAGACAGATACCCTGACGGATGTATTCAAAAAAGCCTTAAACAATGACAAGCTGACTGTCAAAGTCGAGAAACTGAAAAATGCTGATATTGCTTCTGTCATCACTCTCTCCGAGGAAGGCAGACGTATGCAGGATATGATGAAGATGTACGCAATGAACGGCATGGGTGGTATGGACCCGAACATGTTTGCAGCAGATCAGACCCTGACGTTAAATGCAAATAACGAACTTGTAAAATACATTTTCGAGCACAAGGATTCTGAGCATGTTCCGATGTTCTGCGAACAGTTATACGATCTTGCAATGCTTTCAAACCAACCTCTGTCTGTTGATGCAATGTCCAAATTTGTACAGCGCAGCAACCAGATCATGATGCTTTTAGCAAAATAA
- the ppdK gene encoding pyruvate, phosphate dikinase has product MANKWVYMFSEGDMTMRNLLGGKGANLAEMTSIGLPVPQGFTITTEACTQYYEDGRKINDEIMAQAMEGVKKMEEINGKKFGDLENPLLVSVRSGARASMPGMMDTILNLGLNDEVVAAMIKGNPDPAFERFVYDSYRRFIQMFSDVVMEVGKKYFEQLIDKMKEERGVKFDIDLTAADLKELAEQFKAEYKNQLGTDFPSDPVEQLKLAIEAVFRSWDNPRANVYRRDNDIPYSWGTAVNVMPMVFGNLNNESGTGVAFTRDPATGENKLMGEFLINAQGEDVVAGVRTPMPIAQMEKEFPEAYADFLKVCETLENHYHDMQDMEFTVENKKLYMLQCRNGKRTAPAALKIACDLVDEGHKTPEEAVAMIDPRNLDTLLHPQFDAAALKAATPIGKGLGASPGAACGKIVFTAEDAEEWNARGEKVVLVRLETSPEDITGMKASQGILTVRGGMTSHAAVVARGMGTCCVSGCGDIAMDEENKKFTLAGKEFHEGDYISIDGTTGNIYDGAIKTVDATIAGEFGRVMAWADQFRTLKVRTNADTPADAKKARELGAEGIGLCRTEHMFFEEDRIAAFREMICSDTVEEREAALEKILPYQQGDFEALYEALEGNPVTIRFLDPPLHEFVPTEEADIEKLAKAQGKSVETIKNIIASLHEFNPMMGHRGCRLAVTYPEIAKMQTKAVIRAAINVQKKHSDWTVKPEIMIPLVCEVKELKYVKQVVVETADAEIAAAGIKLDYEVGTMIEIPRAALTADEIAKEADFFCFGTNDLTQMTYGFSRDDAGKFLNAYYDKKIFENDPFAKLDQTGVGKLMETAIKLGKPVNPKLHVGICGEHGGDPSSVEFCHKIGLDYVSCSPFRVPIARLAAAQAAIANK; this is encoded by the coding sequence ATGGCAAACAAATGGGTGTATATGTTTAGCGAAGGCGACATGACCATGCGTAACCTGCTTGGCGGTAAAGGTGCCAACCTTGCAGAGATGACAAGCATCGGACTTCCTGTACCACAGGGATTCACAATCACAACAGAGGCTTGTACACAGTACTATGAAGATGGTCGTAAGATCAACGACGAGATCATGGCTCAGGCTATGGAAGGCGTTAAGAAAATGGAAGAGATCAACGGAAAGAAATTCGGCGATCTTGAGAATCCATTGTTAGTATCTGTTCGTTCAGGAGCAAGAGCTTCCATGCCAGGTATGATGGATACCATCTTAAATCTTGGTTTAAATGACGAAGTAGTTGCTGCTATGATCAAAGGTAATCCGGATCCTGCATTCGAGCGTTTCGTATATGACTCATATAGACGTTTCATTCAGATGTTCTCAGATGTAGTTATGGAAGTTGGTAAAAAATACTTCGAGCAGCTCATCGACAAGATGAAAGAAGAAAGAGGCGTTAAATTCGATATCGACCTCACAGCAGCTGACTTAAAAGAGTTAGCAGAGCAGTTCAAGGCTGAGTACAAGAATCAGTTAGGAACAGATTTCCCTTCAGATCCTGTTGAGCAGTTAAAACTTGCTATCGAGGCTGTATTCCGTTCATGGGACAACCCACGTGCGAACGTATATCGTCGTGATAACGATATCCCATATTCCTGGGGTACTGCAGTTAACGTAATGCCTATGGTATTCGGTAACTTAAATAACGAATCTGGTACAGGTGTTGCATTTACACGTGATCCTGCAACTGGTGAGAACAAACTGATGGGTGAGTTCTTAATCAATGCACAGGGTGAGGACGTAGTTGCCGGTGTTCGTACACCTATGCCGATCGCTCAGATGGAGAAAGAGTTCCCGGAGGCATATGCAGACTTCCTTAAAGTTTGTGAGACTCTTGAGAATCACTATCATGATATGCAGGATATGGAGTTCACCGTTGAGAACAAGAAGTTATACATGCTTCAGTGCCGTAACGGTAAGAGAACAGCTCCAGCTGCACTTAAGATCGCTTGTGATTTAGTAGACGAGGGACATAAGACTCCGGAAGAGGCAGTCGCTATGATCGATCCTCGTAACCTTGATACATTACTTCATCCACAGTTCGATGCTGCTGCATTAAAAGCTGCTACACCGATCGGAAAAGGACTTGGTGCTTCTCCGGGTGCTGCCTGCGGTAAGATCGTATTTACAGCAGAGGATGCTGAAGAGTGGAATGCAAGAGGAGAGAAAGTCGTATTAGTACGTCTTGAAACTTCTCCGGAAGATATTACTGGTATGAAAGCTTCCCAGGGTATCTTAACAGTTCGTGGTGGTATGACATCTCACGCAGCCGTAGTTGCACGTGGTATGGGTACCTGCTGTGTATCCGGATGTGGCGATATCGCTATGGACGAAGAGAATAAGAAATTCACATTAGCTGGCAAAGAGTTCCATGAGGGAGATTATATCTCTATCGATGGTACAACCGGTAACATTTACGATGGAGCTATCAAGACAGTTGACGCTACGATCGCTGGTGAGTTCGGACGTGTTATGGCATGGGCTGATCAGTTCAGAACTCTTAAGGTTCGTACAAATGCAGATACTCCTGCAGATGCTAAGAAAGCTCGTGAGCTTGGTGCAGAAGGTATCGGTCTCTGCCGTACAGAGCATATGTTCTTCGAGGAAGACAGAATCGCTGCTTTCCGTGAAATGATCTGCTCCGATACAGTAGAAGAGAGAGAAGCTGCATTAGAGAAGATCCTGCCATATCAGCAGGGAGACTTCGAAGCATTATATGAAGCTCTGGAAGGCAACCCAGTTACTATCCGTTTCCTTGATCCGCCTCTTCATGAGTTCGTTCCTACTGAGGAAGCTGACATTGAGAAACTTGCAAAAGCTCAGGGTAAATCTGTTGAGACAATTAAGAACATCATCGCTTCTTTACATGAGTTCAACCCAATGATGGGACACAGAGGATGCCGTCTTGCAGTTACTTATCCGGAAATTGCAAAGATGCAGACAAAAGCTGTTATCCGTGCAGCAATCAACGTTCAGAAGAAACATTCTGACTGGACTGTAAAACCTGAGATCATGATCCCATTGGTTTGCGAAGTAAAAGAGTTAAAATATGTAAAACAGGTTGTTGTTGAGACAGCAGATGCTGAGATCGCAGCAGCAGGTATCAAACTTGATTATGAAGTAGGTACTATGATCGAGATCCCAAGAGCTGCTCTTACAGCTGATGAGATCGCTAAAGAGGCTGACTTCTTCTGCTTCGGTACAAACGACTTAACACAGATGACATATGGATTCTCTCGTGACGATGCTGGTAAGTTCTTAAATGCTTACTATGATAAGAAAATCTTCGAGAACGATCCATTTGCAAAACTTGACCAGACAGGTGTTGGTAAGTTAATGGAGACAGCTATTAAACTTGGAAAACCGGTTAATCCGAAACTCCATGTTGGTATCTGTGGTGAGCACGGTGGAGATCCTTCATCTGTTGAGTTCTGCCACAAGATTGGTCTGGATTATGTATCCTGTTCACCATTCCGTGTGCCGATCGCTCGTTTAGCTGCAGCACAGGCTGCTATTGCAAATAAATAA
- a CDS encoding Stealth CR1 domain-containing protein: MTCDNNIPEIDFVITWVDGNDPDWQKQKMEYSMQPDLSQKQDDRKERYRDWDLLRYWFRGVERFAPWVRRIHFVTWGHLPSWLNKEHPKLNIVNHKDFIPEKYLPTFNSHAIEWNMHRIPGLAENFVYFNDDMFLIKKVRPEQYFKNDLPVDMLALQPDVANTKDQVMPYIYLNNAMLLAKYFDKRENMKKQPGAYFHPGYPFMYFIYNMLELAFPLFTGFYTVHGPSPFKKSTFVKMWELEPELLNEVCSHKFRQKEDVSQYVLREYQKLTGGFVPGNVRRLCRYYDVSNDNSRIVADIGHQKSGSVCLNDSNQEIDFEWAKEELHMGFAQILKEKSAFEK, encoded by the coding sequence ATGACATGCGACAATAACATTCCGGAAATTGATTTTGTGATCACATGGGTAGATGGCAATGATCCGGACTGGCAGAAACAGAAAATGGAGTACAGTATGCAGCCGGATCTGTCGCAGAAACAGGATGACAGAAAAGAGAGATACAGAGACTGGGATCTGCTGAGGTACTGGTTTCGTGGTGTGGAGCGTTTTGCACCATGGGTGCGCAGGATACACTTTGTTACATGGGGGCATCTGCCATCCTGGTTAAATAAAGAACATCCGAAGTTAAATATTGTAAATCATAAAGATTTTATTCCAGAAAAATATCTGCCGACATTTAATTCACATGCCATTGAGTGGAATATGCACAGAATCCCAGGTCTGGCAGAGAATTTTGTATATTTTAATGATGATATGTTTCTGATAAAAAAGGTCAGACCGGAACAGTATTTTAAAAATGATCTTCCGGTGGATATGCTGGCTCTTCAGCCTGATGTGGCAAATACAAAAGATCAGGTCATGCCATATATTTACCTGAATAATGCCATGCTTCTGGCAAAATATTTTGACAAACGTGAAAATATGAAAAAACAGCCGGGAGCATATTTCCATCCCGGTTATCCGTTTATGTATTTTATTTATAATATGTTAGAACTGGCGTTCCCGTTGTTTACAGGATTTTACACGGTTCATGGGCCGTCTCCTTTTAAAAAGAGTACTTTTGTGAAAATGTGGGAATTAGAGCCGGAGTTGTTAAACGAGGTGTGCAGCCATAAATTCCGTCAGAAAGAGGATGTCAGCCAGTATGTGCTCAGGGAGTATCAGAAACTGACTGGCGGTTTTGTTCCCGGCAATGTAAGAAGACTCTGCCGGTATTATGATGTCTCAAATGATAACAGCAGGATTGTGGCTGATATAGGTCATCAGAAGAGTGGAAGCGTCTGTTTGAATGACAGCAATCAGGAGATTGATTTTGAGTGGGCAAAAGAAGAACTTCATATGGGTTTTGCGCAGATCTTGAAGGAAAAATCTGCATTTGAAAAGTAA
- a CDS encoding iron-containing alcohol dehydrogenase, whose amino-acid sequence MARFTLPRDLYHGKGALEALKTFEGKKAIICVGGGSMKRFGFLDRAKQYLEEAGMEVQLFEGIEPDPSVETVMKGAKAMEEFGPDWIVAIGGGSPIDAAKAMWIKYEYPDITFEDMCKVFGIPKLRKKAHFCAISSTSGTATEVTAFSIITDYEKGIKYPIADFEITPDVAIVDPELAETMPQKLVAHTGMDAMTHAIEAYVSTANCDFTDPLALHAIKMIQRDLVGSYNGDMEKRDNMHNAQCLAGMAFSNALLGIVHSMAHKTGAAFADYGAHIIHGAANAMYLPKVIAFNAKDETAKKRYGEIADFMGLGGDSLDEKVELLIKYLRGMNDDLKIPHCIKNYGADSYPTEQGFVPEEVFLERLPEIAANAILDACTGSNPRQPSQEEMEKLLKCCYYDTEVDF is encoded by the coding sequence ATGGCAAGATTTACATTACCACGCGATTTGTATCACGGAAAAGGGGCATTGGAAGCATTAAAGACGTTTGAAGGCAAAAAGGCGATTATCTGCGTAGGCGGTGGTTCCATGAAACGTTTCGGTTTTCTTGACCGCGCAAAACAGTATCTGGAAGAAGCCGGCATGGAAGTACAGCTTTTTGAAGGAATTGAGCCGGATCCATCGGTGGAGACCGTAATGAAGGGCGCAAAGGCGATGGAAGAGTTTGGTCCGGACTGGATCGTTGCGATCGGAGGAGGTTCGCCGATCGATGCGGCAAAGGCTATGTGGATCAAATACGAATATCCGGATATCACATTTGAGGATATGTGCAAGGTGTTTGGTATTCCAAAACTTCGTAAGAAAGCGCATTTCTGTGCGATTTCCTCAACTTCGGGAACTGCAACAGAGGTAACTGCATTTTCCATCATCACCGATTATGAGAAAGGTATCAAATATCCGATCGCTGACTTTGAGATCACACCGGATGTTGCAATCGTTGATCCGGAACTTGCAGAGACAATGCCACAGAAACTGGTAGCACATACCGGAATGGATGCGATGACACATGCAATCGAGGCATATGTATCGACAGCGAACTGTGATTTCACAGATCCGCTTGCCCTGCATGCAATCAAGATGATCCAGCGTGATCTGGTAGGATCTTATAACGGGGATATGGAAAAGAGAGATAACATGCATAATGCACAGTGTCTTGCCGGTATGGCATTTTCCAATGCACTGCTTGGTATCGTACATTCCATGGCACATAAGACCGGTGCTGCATTTGCGGATTACGGCGCACATATCATCCACGGTGCAGCCAACGCAATGTATCTGCCGAAAGTGATCGCATTTAACGCCAAAGATGAAACTGCAAAGAAACGTTATGGTGAGATCGCAGATTTCATGGGACTTGGCGGTGATTCATTAGACGAGAAAGTGGAACTTCTGATCAAATATCTGCGTGGTATGAATGATGACTTAAAGATTCCGCACTGTATTAAGAATTATGGTGCAGACAGTTATCCGACCGAGCAGGGATTTGTACCGGAAGAAGTGTTCTTAGAGAGACTGCCGGAGATCGCAGCCAATGCCATCTTAGATGCTTGTACCGGATCGAATCCGCGTCAGCCGAGCCAGGAGGAGATGGAGAAACTGCTGAAGTGCTGCTACTATGATACGGAAGTAGATTTCTAG
- the hydG gene encoding [FeFe] hydrogenase H-cluster radical SAM maturase HydG codes for MYNAKSLKAEEFISDEEIKETLAYADANKDNVALIDEIIEKAKLRKGLNHREASVLLACEIPEKIQEVYELAEQIKKDFYGNRIVLFAPLYLSNYCVNGCVYCPYHLKNKHIARKKLTQEDIVKEVTALQDMGHKRLAIEAGEDPVNNPIEYILECIKTIYSIKHKNGAIRRVNVNIAATTVENYRKLKEAGIGTYILFQETYHKDSYEKLHPTGPKHDYAYHTEAMDRAMEGGIDDVGLGVLFGLDLYRYEFAGLLMHAEHLEAVHGVGPHTISVPRVKHADDIDPDAFDNGISDDTFAKICALIRVSVPYTGMIISTRESQEVRNKVLPLGVSQISGASKTSVGGYAEPEKEDEVTSEQFDVSDQRTLDEVVNWLIKLGYIPSFCTACYREGRTGDRFMALCKNMQILNCCHPNALMTLKEYLEDYASEETKKLGMELIDRELEKIPNPKVKQTAYEHIHDIAEGKRDFRF; via the coding sequence ATGTACAACGCAAAATCATTAAAAGCAGAAGAGTTTATTTCAGACGAGGAGATCAAAGAGACACTTGCCTATGCAGATGCCAACAAAGACAATGTGGCACTGATCGATGAGATCATCGAAAAGGCAAAATTAAGAAAAGGTTTAAATCACAGGGAGGCATCTGTCCTTTTAGCATGTGAGATCCCGGAAAAGATCCAGGAAGTTTATGAACTTGCAGAGCAGATCAAAAAAGACTTTTACGGAAACCGTATCGTATTATTTGCACCGCTTTACCTGTCAAACTACTGTGTAAACGGCTGTGTATACTGTCCGTATCATCTGAAAAACAAACACATTGCAAGAAAGAAACTGACACAGGAAGATATCGTAAAAGAAGTTACTGCACTGCAGGATATGGGACATAAACGTCTTGCGATAGAGGCTGGGGAAGATCCGGTCAACAATCCGATCGAATATATTTTAGAGTGTATCAAAACCATCTACAGTATCAAACATAAAAATGGTGCGATCCGCCGTGTCAATGTCAACATTGCAGCAACGACCGTAGAAAATTACCGCAAATTAAAAGAGGCAGGAATCGGAACTTACATCCTGTTTCAGGAGACTTACCACAAAGACAGCTATGAAAAACTACATCCGACCGGACCGAAACATGATTATGCATATCATACGGAAGCAATGGACCGCGCAATGGAGGGCGGCATTGATGATGTGGGACTTGGTGTATTATTCGGACTTGACCTGTACCGCTATGAGTTTGCAGGACTTTTAATGCATGCAGAGCATTTAGAGGCAGTACATGGAGTGGGACCTCATACGATCAGTGTTCCAAGAGTAAAACATGCAGATGATATTGATCCGGATGCGTTTGATAACGGTATTTCCGATGATACATTTGCAAAAATCTGTGCACTGATCCGTGTTTCTGTTCCATATACCGGAATGATTATCTCAACCAGAGAGAGCCAGGAAGTGAGAAATAAAGTACTTCCGCTTGGTGTATCTCAGATCAGCGGCGCATCAAAGACAAGCGTAGGAGGATATGCAGAGCCGGAAAAAGAGGACGAAGTGACCAGTGAGCAGTTTGATGTCAGTGACCAGAGAACGTTAGATGAGGTTGTAAACTGGCTGATCAAACTTGGTTATATCCCAAGTTTCTGTACGGCATGTTACCGTGAGGGAAGAACCGGTGACCGTTTTATGGCACTTTGTAAAAACATGCAGATCTTAAACTGCTGTCACCCGAATGCGCTGATGACGTTAAAAGAATACTTAGAGGATTATGCGAGCGAGGAGACTAAAAAACTTGGTATGGAGCTGATCGACAGAGAACTCGAAAAGATTCCGAATCCGAAAGTAAAACAGACTGCATACGAGCATATTCATGATATTGCAGAAGGAAAACGTGATTTCAGATTCTAA
- the hydE gene encoding [FeFe] hydrogenase H-cluster radical SAM maturase HydE, giving the protein MLQNQIIQDQNKNTQSTQSTYGMPERELKNLPETIEKTADITKEQLAFLLSTEDKAMIQDLKQRARSVGDRIYGKNIYIRGLIEFTNYCKNDCLYCGIRRSNCHTDRYRLTEKEILSCCKNGYELGFRTFVLQGGEDGFYSDEKICHLVSKIKEEYPDCAVTLSIGEKSKESYQAYFDAGADRYLLRHETADEAHYKKLHPAEMSYQNRMRCLRDLKEIGYQTGCGFMVGSPYQTVDTLWEDLQFIRRLKPQMVGIGPFIPQKDTPFGNETAGTMEMTLRLLSVIRLIHPHVLLPATTALGTIHPKGRELGILAGANVVMPNLSPVAVREKYKLYDNKICTGDEAAECRFCMQRRMESIGYQVVVNRGDFLA; this is encoded by the coding sequence ATGTTACAAAACCAGATAATACAAGATCAAAACAAAAATACACAGAGCACACAGAGCACCTACGGCATGCCAGAGCGTGAACTTAAAAATCTGCCGGAGACAATAGAAAAGACAGCAGATATCACAAAAGAACAGCTCGCATTTCTTCTTTCCACAGAGGACAAGGCAATGATACAGGACTTAAAACAACGTGCGCGGAGTGTGGGTGACCGCATCTATGGAAAAAATATTTATATCCGCGGACTGATCGAGTTTACCAATTACTGCAAGAATGACTGCCTTTACTGTGGAATCCGCAGAAGTAACTGCCACACAGACCGTTACAGGCTGACGGAGAAGGAAATCCTTTCCTGCTGTAAGAACGGATATGAACTGGGATTCCGGACTTTTGTATTACAGGGGGGAGAGGATGGATTTTATTCAGATGAAAAAATCTGTCATCTTGTTTCAAAGATCAAGGAGGAATATCCGGACTGTGCGGTGACACTTTCCATCGGTGAAAAATCAAAGGAGAGTTATCAGGCATATTTTGATGCCGGGGCAGACCGGTATCTGCTGCGCCACGAGACGGCAGATGAGGCACATTATAAAAAGCTGCACCCGGCGGAGATGTCCTATCAGAACCGGATGCGATGTCTTAGAGATTTAAAAGAAATTGGATATCAGACCGGCTGTGGATTTATGGTGGGTTCGCCATATCAGACCGTAGATACTTTGTGGGAGGATCTGCAGTTTATCCGCAGATTAAAACCGCAGATGGTCGGTATCGGGCCATTTATCCCGCAGAAGGATACGCCGTTTGGCAATGAGACGGCGGGTACGATGGAGATGACACTGCGGCTGCTGTCGGTCATAAGGCTGATCCATCCGCATGTGCTGCTCCCGGCAACCACGGCACTTGGAACGATCCATCCAAAGGGCAGGGAGCTCGGAATCTTAGCAGGAGCGAATGTTGTCATGCCAAATCTGTCTCCGGTTGCCGTGCGTGAAAAATATAAATTATATGACAATAAGATCTGTACCGGCGATGAGGCGGCAGAGTGCCGTTTCTGCATGCAGCGGCGCATGGAAAGCATTGGTTATCAGGTAGTTGTAAACAGGGGAGATTTTTTGGCATAA
- the hydF gene encoding [FeFe] hydrogenase H-cluster maturation GTPase HydF produces MAGTLNDTPGSNRLHIGVFGKTNSGKSSFINAFTHQEVSIVADIAGTTTDPVYKPMEISPLGPCVIIDTAGFDDTSELGERRVEKTKLAAEKADIAVIVVSQPDNEWDITEELKWYQFLKEKNTPVLFLVGKSDIDPHTEELISYIKEKTGKKAFAISAETGAGIDVVREELARLVPENFGERKITGELVTEEDLVLLVMPQDIQAPKGRLILPQVQTLRELLDKKCLVMSVTTDKLVPALAALKEPPKLIITDSQVFGYVYEHKPKESMLTSFSVLFAAYKGDLPYYVEGAKMLDSLTNESHVLIAECCSHAPLQEDIGRVKIPRMLKKRAGEGLTVDIVSGTDFPEDLSDYDLVIQCGACMFNRKYVLSRIDRAKKQQVPMTNYGVTIAHLTGILDKISM; encoded by the coding sequence ATGGCAGGAACACTAAATGACACACCGGGCAGCAACCGTCTGCATATCGGTGTGTTTGGAAAAACAAACAGTGGAAAATCTTCTTTTATCAATGCGTTCACACATCAGGAAGTTTCCATTGTTGCGGATATTGCCGGAACGACGACAGATCCGGTCTATAAGCCGATGGAGATCAGCCCGCTTGGCCCCTGTGTGATCATTGACACAGCAGGATTTGATGATACAAGCGAGCTTGGTGAACGTCGTGTGGAGAAAACAAAACTGGCGGCAGAAAAGGCAGATATTGCAGTGATCGTGGTATCACAGCCGGATAATGAATGGGATATCACAGAAGAATTAAAGTGGTACCAGTTTTTGAAAGAGAAAAACACACCGGTCTTGTTCCTCGTCGGAAAATCAGATATTGATCCGCACACAGAAGAACTTATTTCATATATCAAAGAAAAAACCGGAAAGAAAGCGTTTGCAATCAGTGCAGAAACCGGGGCAGGAATCGATGTGGTAAGAGAAGAATTAGCCCGCCTTGTACCGGAAAACTTCGGGGAAAGAAAGATCACGGGAGAACTTGTCACAGAGGAAGATCTTGTCCTGCTGGTTATGCCGCAGGATATTCAGGCACCGAAAGGACGCCTGATCCTGCCGCAGGTGCAGACGCTGCGGGAGCTTTTAGATAAAAAATGTCTGGTCATGAGTGTGACAACAGACAAACTGGTGCCGGCACTTGCAGCCTTAAAAGAACCGCCGAAACTGATCATTACGGACTCACAGGTGTTTGGCTATGTGTATGAGCACAAACCCAAAGAGAGCATGCTGACTTCATTTTCCGTTTTATTTGCAGCCTATAAAGGGGATCTTCCTTATTATGTGGAAGGTGCGAAGATGTTAGACTCCCTGACGAATGAATCACACGTTCTGATTGCAGAGTGCTGCAGCCATGCACCGTTGCAGGAAGACATCGGAAGAGTCAAGATCCCGCGCATGTTAAAAAAACGTGCTGGGGAGGGGCTTACGGTAGATATTGTAAGTGGAACGGATTTCCCGGAGGATTTATCAGATTATGATCTGGTCATCCAGTGCGGTGCATGTATGTTTAACCGTAAATATGTGCTGTCCCGGATCGACCGAGCAAAAAAACAGCAGGTTCCGATGACCAATTATGGTGTGACGATCGCCCATCTGACCGGAATTTTAGATAAGATTTCAATGTAA